In the genome of Bradyrhizobium ottawaense, the window GGCCCCGGCTCTGCAGCGCATCGTCGAAGGGACGCTGCGCTGCGTCCGGGGCACGAGAGGAGATCGAGTCATTCTCCCTCGCCGTCATTGCGAGCGCAGCGAAGCAATCCAGAATCTTTCCGCGGAGACAGCCTGGATTGCTTCGCTGCGCTCGCAATGACGGAGTGTGCGGCAGCAGCTTGCTCTTGCCGTTCGCGCTCTCCATCGCAGACACACCTTCGCATTCCCGCGGCTTCTTTCGCCCGAGTTTTGCTGATCGTCGCCGCCCTCAACTGGACCAGAGGGCGCAGGGAAGGCCGGGCGCCGGCGGCACCCGCGGTCCGCGTGCATGGAAAACGCACACGGGGTGGACTACAGGTGTTGCCGGTCGCCCGGCCTTCCCTGCGCGGATGGTTTTAACGGTGTCCTTCGTGCTCTCCCCGGGGAGCGTTGCACTATTGCCCCCGTCACCTTGCAGCTGATCGATGTGCGCACCGGTTGGCCGCCACATCACCGCAAGCCTTGACGCCAGAACCCCGGGCGTCAGGACCACACGACTTCTCCGTCCGCGGACGGCCCTGCCTCAGTATCCGGGGCTCCATGTGCGTGCCCCCGACCATCAACAAGACCGCTGTGACCGCGCCGTGTCGTACCGCGTCGCGCATGACTCAACGGTCTCCCGCCCCTGTCATCGCCTTCCGCGCCGGCGCTACCGCGTCCACCGCACCCCGGCCCGCATCTCGTGACGATCGCGAAGCGCCCCTCTGGGAGGGCCGGGATGACCGCTAGATGCAACAAATCCGAAATTCTGGAAAGTGGAATACTTTTACGGGAAGGGATTGACGGGTGCTGGGGTGTTTTGCCCGACGGGTCATTTCGACCCGCCGCTTGCCGCGCCACTCGCCGCCATTCCACGCGCAGCACGAACCCAGCATCCATCGCGCGTGCCCTGCGGCCCTCCCGGATTCCGTCAGCAACTCGAAAAAACATCCCCCGACATCAATCGATAGGTTTCGCTTCGCTCTACCTATCCTCCCATCTAAGATCGCAGCAGGTTTCAATCCTGGAGTCCTGGCCTTGCGCGTCTTGTTTCTCATGCTGGCACTGCTGGTCGCAGGCCCATCCGCGAAATCCGATGCTCAGCCATTTCACGCAGGCGTCACGCGCATCACGGTGCAGGACACTATCCCCTTTGACGCATTGGTTGCGTATCCGACCGACGTGGCCGAACCTCCCTTTCAGGATGGCCCCCACATTGTTGCCGCTGGTCGTGACGCGCCGATAGCGGCCGGAGCACGTTTTCCGATCGTGCTTTTTTCGCACGGCGGAGGAGGAACGATCAAAGCGGGAGGCACTCCCCTGCCCTATGCCGATCTTTTGACGTCGTTGGCGCGAGAAGGTTTTGTCGTGGTCGCGCCGTTTCACCCGGGATCCAAGCGTCCTCGCGAGGCGCTCGAAGATCGACCACGCCAGATCCACAAGGCGCTCGATGCCATGTTGGCCGATCCCCGCTTCGCGACGCATGCCGATCCAACTCGCCTTGGCATGATGGGATTCTCTTACGGCGGCGCTGTCACACTGATCGTTGCGGGCGCAGCTCCCAGCCTGGCTCACTTGGCGACCTACTGCCGAGACCGCACAGACGACCCGTTGGCCTGCGACGGCGTCCCGACTGACGGCTCCCTGGCCAACGCCG includes:
- a CDS encoding alpha/beta hydrolase family protein, whose product is MRVLFLMLALLVAGPSAKSDAQPFHAGVTRITVQDTIPFDALVAYPTDVAEPPFQDGPHIVAAGRDAPIAAGARFPIVLFSHGGGGTIKAGGTPLPYADLLTSLAREGFVVVAPFHPGSKRPREALEDRPRQIHKALDAMLADPRFATHADPTRLGMMGFSYGGAVTLIVAGAAPSLAHLATYCRDRTDDPLACDGVPTDGSLANAVGRRSPDALAVKALVLLEPWGSLFDRDGLASLEMPTLLYRAESSALKADGNILALAAGLPRPPRQETIPGGHFIFFGPCPPALEAEAPAVCKDAPGVDRAAVHRRIKVEIGDFLHRNL